A stretch of the Cyprinus carpio isolate SPL01 chromosome B4, ASM1834038v1, whole genome shotgun sequence genome encodes the following:
- the LOC109075647 gene encoding DNA helicase B-like isoform X1, with product MSLPKRSTLLEQTITGYILPNNEDDDVEDEDEEEEIQTEFLDMKEMNSVSSGAKMFKFSVPASKEVSFMANDEKCRVWGRFHLCDPWWEVTCTVRRCNKHKFSTIPSSYPSYSLRTNLSSEDHSLVSLFLKACGANPGFVMSFMDFLSKNRHVVELINVLDALQDFEDSGPENRAKAKELKSNVINSVAWTHVEVARKYPQIMKYLPTLLPGQFMDIISNGKMKNSQDTTEETPEQQSNTHVLEKLEQLIKTDVWKLGFNYIMFREFLMIRCEAKLEAFKVCNLLSRMTEEQRNGLQLYANLKDYCRDTGSTYIEQNMLLEKMQQWKIEDAGYSFLHKHDVLKLENNKVALHNYFSYEKGIAECLRALIEGESWMIHLDVKEVLQRAAMERLKEMGHGDLNDSAIELDKDHVRAAEMICAYPVTVISGKGGCGKTTLVSLVFKKAMEKQTSKSDSDEKPPVEVLLTAPTGRAASILTKRTGCTAYTLHQVLWSFMNRKKEENANLQEWKFSKVRVLVVDEGSLVSVQILHSILSLLTKHAELKKFIFLGDVRQLPSIEPGNTLYDLFEGFRKVRWAIEMQTNHRSESELIVRNAGLISEMGQKRRYSPLEFDATINMRNPSTVPSDKRFIFVKISENHDALQEALKFLLKEAPGLKDHKSSQIVAFMRRDCQLINELCCKHYSGHVTKTHNNKIHFQVGDKVCCTKNGYISETDNENMQEEPAHDVAGMSKDIPCTQRKNEQKQVKKERMCNGEIFFIKEDVTEKDMGARRKTRRYLTLDDENGRVVTSNYSELQKECKLCHAWARTIHTFQGSEAETIVYVLGNTFVQNWQHVYTAVTRGQKRVYVVGRERDLAGAIEKRITPRNTRLRGRVKEIVAQQDFEDSFTQSDCSPVSKRHRANY from the exons ATGTCGCTGCCGAAGCGAAGTACCTTGCTTGAACAAACCATAACTGGTTACATTCTACCAAacaatgaggatgatgatgtagAAGacgaagatgaagaagaggaaatACAGACAGAATTTTTGGACATGAAGGAGATGAACTCCGTCTCTTCTGGAGCAAAAATGTTTAAGTTCTCCGTGCCGGCGTCCAAAGAAG TGTCATTCATGGCTAATGATGAGAAATGCAGGGTTTGGGGCCGTTTTCACCTTTGTGATCCATGGTGGGAGGTAACCTGCACAGTTCGCCGTTGCAATAAGCACAAGTTTTCTACCATCCCCTCCAGCTATCCCTCCTACAGTCTCCGCACCAATCTGAGTTCAGAGGACCATTCACTTGTGTCTCTTTTTCTTAAAGCATGTGGTGCAAACCCTGGGTTTGTTATGAGCTTTATGGACTTTTTGTCCAAAAACAGACACGTGGTGGAGCTTATCAATGTGCTGGATGCGCTGCAGGATTTTGAAGATTCAGGACCAGAGAATAGAGCTAAGGCTAAAGAGCTCAAGTCAAATGTCATCAACTCAG TTGCTTGGACACATGTGGAAGTTGCCAGGAAATACCCCCAAATCATGAAATACTTGCCAACATTGTTACCAGGCCAGTTTATGGACATAATAAGCAATGGAAAGATGAAAAACTCACAGGATACCACTGAAGAAACTCCAGAGCAGCAGAGTAACACACACGTATTGGAGAAACTGGAGCAGTTAATTAAGACTGATGTTTGGAAGTTGGGCTTCAACTAT ATCATGTTTAGAGAATTCCTTATGATCAGATGTGAAGCAAAGCTTGAGGCTTTCAAGGTTTGTAATCTGCTCAGCCGAATGACTGAGGAGCAGCGTAACGGCTTACAATTGTATGCAAATCTGAAAGACTACTGCAGAGATACTGGCAGCACATACATTGAACAGAATATGCTGCTGGAGAAAATGCAACAGTGGAAAATTGAAGATGCAGGGTACTCCTTCCTTCACAAGCATGATGTGCTGAAACTGGAGAACAACAAAGTAGCACTTCACAACTACTTCAGCTACGAGAAAGGCATTGCTGAATGCTTGAGGGCCCTGATTGAGGGAGAATCCTGGATGATCCACTTGGATGTGAAGGAGGTTCTTCAAAGAGCTGCAATGGAGAGATTAAAGGAGATGGGTCATGGTGACTTAAATGACTCTGCTATTGAGTTAGACAAGGATCATGTGCGAGCAGCAGAAATGATATGCGCCTACCCAGTGACGGTGATCAGTGGAAAAGGGGGTTGTGGGAAGACCACATTGGTCAGCCTGGTGTTTAAGAAGGCCATGGAGAAACAGACCAGCAAGAGTGACAGTGATGAAAAGCCTCCTGTTGAAGTTCTCCTCACTGCTCCTACAGGGAGAGCTGCTTCAATTCTCACTAAAAGAACCGGCTGCACTGCTTATACTTTGCACCAG GTTTTATGGAGCttcatgaacagaaaaaaagaagaaaatgcaaatcTTCAAGAATGGAAGTTCTCGAAGGTGCGGGTGCTGGTGGTCGACGAGGGGAGCTTGGTGTCTGTTCAGATCCTTCACTCTATTCTCAGCCTGCTCACCAAACACGCAGAACTCAAGAAGTTCATCTTTTTGG GAGATGTGAGACAGTTGCCCAGCATTGAGCCTGGAAACACACTGTATGATCTGTTTGAAGGTTTCAGGAAGGTCCGGTGGGCCATTGAGATGCAGACCAACCATCGCTCCGAGTCTGAGCTCATCGTTAGAAACGCTGGACT CATCTCGGAGATGGGTCAAAAAAGACGTTACAGTCCTCTGGAGTTTGATGCCACCATAAACATGAGAAATCCCTCCACGGTGCCTTCTGACAAAAGGTTCATTTTTGTCAAAATCAGTGAGAATCATGATG CTCTCCAGGAAGCCCTTAAATTCTTGCTCAAGGAAGCTCCTGGTCTCAAAGATCATAAATCATCACAGATTGTGGCATTTATGAG GAGGGACTGTCAGTTGATCAATGAGCTTTGCTGCAAGCATTATTCAGGTCATGTTACGAA aactcataataataaaatacactttcaAGTGGGGGATAAAGTTTGCTGCACAAAGAATGGCTATATCTCAGAAACAGATAATGAGAACATGCAAGAGGAGCCTGCACATGATGTTGCTGGAATGTCCAAAGATATTCCATGTACCCAAAGAAAAAATGAACAGAAGCAagtcaaaaaagaaagaatgtgcAATGGGGAAATTTTCTTCATTAAAGAG GATGTAACTGAGAAGGATATGGGAGCAAGACGCAAAACAAGACGCTACTTGACCCTAGATGATGAAAATGGCCGTGTGGTGACTTCTAACTACAGTGAACTACAGAAAGAGTGTAAACTGTGCCATGCTTGGGCAAGAACCATTCACACCTTTCAG GGCTCGGAGGCTGAAACAATTGTGTACGTTCTTGGAAATACCTTTGTTCAAAACTGGCAGCATGTATACACTGCAGTAACACGCGGTCAGAAGCGTGTGTATGTGGTGGGTAGAGAGCGTGATCTAGCAGGAGCCATTGAGAAAAGGATCACCCCTCGTAATACGCGATTGCGTGGCCGTGTCAAGGAGATAGTTGCCCAACAAGATTTTGAAGACTCTTTCACTCAGTCTGATTGCAGTCCAGTCTCAAAGCGCCACAGAGCAAACTATTAA
- the LOC109075647 gene encoding DNA helicase B-like isoform X2 — protein sequence MANDEKCRVWGRFHLCDPWWEVTCTVRRCNKHKFSTIPSSYPSYSLRTNLSSEDHSLVSLFLKACGANPGFVMSFMDFLSKNRHVVELINVLDALQDFEDSGPENRAKAKELKSNVINSVAWTHVEVARKYPQIMKYLPTLLPGQFMDIISNGKMKNSQDTTEETPEQQSNTHVLEKLEQLIKTDVWKLGFNYIMFREFLMIRCEAKLEAFKVCNLLSRMTEEQRNGLQLYANLKDYCRDTGSTYIEQNMLLEKMQQWKIEDAGYSFLHKHDVLKLENNKVALHNYFSYEKGIAECLRALIEGESWMIHLDVKEVLQRAAMERLKEMGHGDLNDSAIELDKDHVRAAEMICAYPVTVISGKGGCGKTTLVSLVFKKAMEKQTSKSDSDEKPPVEVLLTAPTGRAASILTKRTGCTAYTLHQVLWSFMNRKKEENANLQEWKFSKVRVLVVDEGSLVSVQILHSILSLLTKHAELKKFIFLGDVRQLPSIEPGNTLYDLFEGFRKVRWAIEMQTNHRSESELIVRNAGLISEMGQKRRYSPLEFDATINMRNPSTVPSDKRFIFVKISENHDALQEALKFLLKEAPGLKDHKSSQIVAFMRRDCQLINELCCKHYSGHVTKTHNNKIHFQVGDKVCCTKNGYISETDNENMQEEPAHDVAGMSKDIPCTQRKNEQKQVKKERMCNGEIFFIKEDVTEKDMGARRKTRRYLTLDDENGRVVTSNYSELQKECKLCHAWARTIHTFQGSEAETIVYVLGNTFVQNWQHVYTAVTRGQKRVYVVGRERDLAGAIEKRITPRNTRLRGRVKEIVAQQDFEDSFTQSDCSPVSKRHRANY from the exons ATGGCTAATGATGAGAAATGCAGGGTTTGGGGCCGTTTTCACCTTTGTGATCCATGGTGGGAGGTAACCTGCACAGTTCGCCGTTGCAATAAGCACAAGTTTTCTACCATCCCCTCCAGCTATCCCTCCTACAGTCTCCGCACCAATCTGAGTTCAGAGGACCATTCACTTGTGTCTCTTTTTCTTAAAGCATGTGGTGCAAACCCTGGGTTTGTTATGAGCTTTATGGACTTTTTGTCCAAAAACAGACACGTGGTGGAGCTTATCAATGTGCTGGATGCGCTGCAGGATTTTGAAGATTCAGGACCAGAGAATAGAGCTAAGGCTAAAGAGCTCAAGTCAAATGTCATCAACTCAG TTGCTTGGACACATGTGGAAGTTGCCAGGAAATACCCCCAAATCATGAAATACTTGCCAACATTGTTACCAGGCCAGTTTATGGACATAATAAGCAATGGAAAGATGAAAAACTCACAGGATACCACTGAAGAAACTCCAGAGCAGCAGAGTAACACACACGTATTGGAGAAACTGGAGCAGTTAATTAAGACTGATGTTTGGAAGTTGGGCTTCAACTAT ATCATGTTTAGAGAATTCCTTATGATCAGATGTGAAGCAAAGCTTGAGGCTTTCAAGGTTTGTAATCTGCTCAGCCGAATGACTGAGGAGCAGCGTAACGGCTTACAATTGTATGCAAATCTGAAAGACTACTGCAGAGATACTGGCAGCACATACATTGAACAGAATATGCTGCTGGAGAAAATGCAACAGTGGAAAATTGAAGATGCAGGGTACTCCTTCCTTCACAAGCATGATGTGCTGAAACTGGAGAACAACAAAGTAGCACTTCACAACTACTTCAGCTACGAGAAAGGCATTGCTGAATGCTTGAGGGCCCTGATTGAGGGAGAATCCTGGATGATCCACTTGGATGTGAAGGAGGTTCTTCAAAGAGCTGCAATGGAGAGATTAAAGGAGATGGGTCATGGTGACTTAAATGACTCTGCTATTGAGTTAGACAAGGATCATGTGCGAGCAGCAGAAATGATATGCGCCTACCCAGTGACGGTGATCAGTGGAAAAGGGGGTTGTGGGAAGACCACATTGGTCAGCCTGGTGTTTAAGAAGGCCATGGAGAAACAGACCAGCAAGAGTGACAGTGATGAAAAGCCTCCTGTTGAAGTTCTCCTCACTGCTCCTACAGGGAGAGCTGCTTCAATTCTCACTAAAAGAACCGGCTGCACTGCTTATACTTTGCACCAG GTTTTATGGAGCttcatgaacagaaaaaaagaagaaaatgcaaatcTTCAAGAATGGAAGTTCTCGAAGGTGCGGGTGCTGGTGGTCGACGAGGGGAGCTTGGTGTCTGTTCAGATCCTTCACTCTATTCTCAGCCTGCTCACCAAACACGCAGAACTCAAGAAGTTCATCTTTTTGG GAGATGTGAGACAGTTGCCCAGCATTGAGCCTGGAAACACACTGTATGATCTGTTTGAAGGTTTCAGGAAGGTCCGGTGGGCCATTGAGATGCAGACCAACCATCGCTCCGAGTCTGAGCTCATCGTTAGAAACGCTGGACT CATCTCGGAGATGGGTCAAAAAAGACGTTACAGTCCTCTGGAGTTTGATGCCACCATAAACATGAGAAATCCCTCCACGGTGCCTTCTGACAAAAGGTTCATTTTTGTCAAAATCAGTGAGAATCATGATG CTCTCCAGGAAGCCCTTAAATTCTTGCTCAAGGAAGCTCCTGGTCTCAAAGATCATAAATCATCACAGATTGTGGCATTTATGAG GAGGGACTGTCAGTTGATCAATGAGCTTTGCTGCAAGCATTATTCAGGTCATGTTACGAA aactcataataataaaatacactttcaAGTGGGGGATAAAGTTTGCTGCACAAAGAATGGCTATATCTCAGAAACAGATAATGAGAACATGCAAGAGGAGCCTGCACATGATGTTGCTGGAATGTCCAAAGATATTCCATGTACCCAAAGAAAAAATGAACAGAAGCAagtcaaaaaagaaagaatgtgcAATGGGGAAATTTTCTTCATTAAAGAG GATGTAACTGAGAAGGATATGGGAGCAAGACGCAAAACAAGACGCTACTTGACCCTAGATGATGAAAATGGCCGTGTGGTGACTTCTAACTACAGTGAACTACAGAAAGAGTGTAAACTGTGCCATGCTTGGGCAAGAACCATTCACACCTTTCAG GGCTCGGAGGCTGAAACAATTGTGTACGTTCTTGGAAATACCTTTGTTCAAAACTGGCAGCATGTATACACTGCAGTAACACGCGGTCAGAAGCGTGTGTATGTGGTGGGTAGAGAGCGTGATCTAGCAGGAGCCATTGAGAAAAGGATCACCCCTCGTAATACGCGATTGCGTGGCCGTGTCAAGGAGATAGTTGCCCAACAAGATTTTGAAGACTCTTTCACTCAGTCTGATTGCAGTCCAGTCTCAAAGCGCCACAGAGCAAACTATTAA